A section of the Stenotrophomonas acidaminiphila genome encodes:
- a CDS encoding biopolymer transporter ExbB — MWELVKAGGWPMVPLLLLGVLALAIVLERFWSLRRNEVLPPGLGQEVRNWAARGKLDASHIESLRANSPLGALLAAALEARNRPRDQIRERIEDTGRHLVHRMGRYLNALGTIASAGPLLGLLGTVIGMIQMFLGILDHGVGDVNQLAGGIGKALVCTATGMIVAIPALMFHRYFRARVDGYVIEMEHEAGALLDTLDGRPAVMAAARPAAQAAAVAKA, encoded by the coding sequence GTGTGGGAACTGGTCAAGGCCGGCGGTTGGCCGATGGTGCCGCTGCTGCTGTTGGGCGTACTGGCTTTGGCGATTGTCCTGGAGCGCTTCTGGAGCCTGCGGCGTAACGAGGTGCTGCCGCCCGGGCTGGGGCAGGAAGTGCGCAACTGGGCCGCGCGCGGCAAGCTGGACGCTTCCCACATCGAATCGCTGCGCGCGAACTCGCCGCTGGGCGCGCTGCTGGCCGCGGCGCTGGAAGCCCGCAACCGCCCGCGCGACCAGATCCGCGAGCGCATCGAGGACACCGGCCGCCACCTGGTGCACCGGATGGGGCGTTACCTCAACGCGCTGGGTACCATCGCATCGGCCGGCCCACTGCTTGGCCTGCTCGGCACGGTGATCGGCATGATCCAGATGTTCCTGGGCATCCTCGACCATGGCGTGGGCGACGTGAACCAGCTGGCCGGCGGTATCGGCAAGGCCCTGGTGTGCACCGCCACCGGCATGATCGTGGCCATCCCCGCGCTGATGTTCCACCGCTATTTCCGCGCGCGCGTGGACGGTTACGTGATCGAGATGGAACACGAAGCCGGCGCGCTGCTGGATACCCTGGACGGCCGCCCTGCGGTGATGGCCGCGGCCAGGCCGGCCGCGCAGGCAGCGGCAGTGGCCAAGGCCTGA